A stretch of the Arvicola amphibius chromosome 8, mArvAmp1.2, whole genome shotgun sequence genome encodes the following:
- the LOC119821852 gene encoding CD177 antigen-like, protein MAACCIQYLLLLFVLGFTPFSGALTCYKGVMLKLGTGFAKNAVEWSALSTKVCEPEELCQETLLLIDVGPRTLLIGSKGCTGRGAKDNSGVSVYSRPPGMLVASYTRFCSSHLCNEASSSSVLLSHLPRPTVPPPGDLQCPVCVEFFGSCFPNTNFVTCPQGTTRCYEGGLVLQGGGVSSTLSLQGCMSSPAKTLLGGSKTIGIFSTKELSEDEEENDQKPLGRGASASSLAWVLGLGLFLALCL, encoded by the exons ATGGCAGCCTGCTGCATCCAGTACTTACTGCTCCTCTTCGTGCTGGGCTTCACCCCCTTCTCAG GTGCTCTGACATGTTACAAGGGGGTCATGTTGAAGCTTGGCACTGGCTTTGCTAAAAACGCTGTTGAGTGGTCTGCTCTGTCGACCAAAGTGTGTGAACCTGAGGAGTTATGTCAGGAGACGCTCCTCCTCATAGACGTAG GACCACGGACACTCCTAATAGGGAGCAAAGGTTGCACCGGGCGTGGGGCAAAGGACAACAGTGGTGTCTCCGTGTACTCCCGGCCCCCTGGAATGCTGGTAGCTTCCTACACACGCTTCTGTTCCTCCCACCTGTGCAAtgaagccagcagcagcagcgtcctgctgagccacctccctcgTCCAA cTGTCCCTCCCCCTGGAGACCTGCAGTGTCCCGTGTGTGTAGAGTTTTTTGGATCCTGCTTTCCAAATACCAATTTTGTCACCTGCCCTCAGGGGACCACTCGCTGTTATGAAGGGGGACTTGTGCTCCAGGGAG gtggagtgtcttccACACTGAGCCTTCAGGGATGCATGTCCTCACCTGCCAAAACCTTACTGGGTGGCTCTAAAACAATCGGGATTTTCTCCACAAAAGAACTCTCTGAGGATGAAGAGGAAAATGATCAAAAGCCTCTGGGTAGAGGTGCCTCGGCCTCTTCTCTGGCTTGGGTGTTAGGGCTGGGGCTCTTCTTAGCCCTTTGTTTGTAG